CTTTGAAATTTTGAAGGGTTTGTTACTGTTGCTCATCACGATGATCTTTCCCATGCGTGTGGGTTGCTGTGCTGCGAGGTTTCCCACCAAAACCGTCTTGGGTTTGACCGCAATCTCCCCTTCTATGTACCCGCTCACCCGGATGAGAAAATCGGGCTTTTGCTCGAGGTCTGTAGAGCACTTAATGTATCCGGAATAACTTCCCTCTTTCAGCTTGTTGGAGACCTTGAGCTGGTAGTGCTTGCCATCTTCCACCGTTTCCAGTTTATAGCCGATCTGTTCTTCCAAATTGCTTTCCGTTTTCAGGATGTGAAAAGGCTGGACATCCGATGCAATGTCGATAGTGCTCTCCGAAATCTGATCACTCATCCCCCGAAAGGAAATGTTGTCATTAGGACGAATGTCGATCAGAGTTTTGACCGTTCCCTGCAGAGCCAGTGTCAAACGGGGAGTCTGCGGGTCATTGCTGATAACGGTTGCATTTTTCTTTACTTTTCCTCGATAGCCTTTCAGGCTTACCTTCATTGTGATTTTTCCCTCGCCGCCGGCAGGGATCGCCCTGTCAAACTGGGCAACAGCACAGCCTCACCCGGGGCGGACCTGCTCGATTTGCAGCACTGCCTTGCCAGTGTTTTTCACCACAAAATCGTGGACGATTTCGCTCCCCTCCATAACCTCGCCGAAGTCAAAAGTGGATTCAGGAACCTGTATGGAAGGAGTGTCCTGAACATTGGCGGCAAGTGAAAGCCGGGGAGCCGTGGCTTTCACTGCCGGCAGGTTTCCGGCGCAAGCGATGCTCGTCCACAGGAAACAAAAGAGAATTACAAAAAAGGAATGAATGAATCGAAACATACCGTCAGCGTTCCTCCATATTCAAGTATTTGAATTAATACAAAATAGTTCTTGATTGTCTTGTCTCACTCAAAAAGTTCGTGATGATGGATAGCTTTTCAGGTTGGAAAGGTCAAGATCAAAATCCGTGCCTCTGCAGAGTTATGTCATGATTTTTTTGAAGGAACCTTCGTGACCCGCTGGGCTACACAACGAAAAATGAAACGACGGCAAAGAGATGCAAAGAGCCGGGGAAAGCGGGAATCGCTATGGAAAATTGCCATGAGCTATGAGCCATGAGCTTTTTCATATAAAGGAAATATCCCGCCTACTTTTCAGATGGCGAGGGGTGGTTCTTCATGAGTTCACCGGCGGGGACTACGGCAACAGCCTCCTTCTCAAACAGTTTCGAGGCCTCAAGAAGCACACGGAGAGTGGATTCATGGGGATGACCGATGGCGATGGCAGTGCCTTCGATTTTGGCTTTCCGAATGAGTTGGTTGATTTGGGAGCGCGTGAAATCCTCTGTCGTAACATGGTCCAGGAAAATGTCCCTCCGTGCGGTGGGAACACGGAAATCCCTGGCTATGGCCATTCCTACACTTCGTGGACTGGTGTAACTATCAAGAAAGTACAGGTTTCGCCGGCTCAGCTCCCGGATGAGAATCTTCATGGAGTCCCTGTTTTCTGTGAACCGGGATCCCATGTGGTTATTCACTCCAGAGATGTGGAAGCCGGAATCGATTGCAGATTCCAGGGCGTCCTGGATTTTTTTTTCGGACATGGAGAGGAGCAAGGCTCCCTCCCCTGGATTGGTTTTGGGGTATCCCTGCGGCTCCATGGGGAGGTGGAGGATCACCTCGCGATGGTGATCGTGCACGAGCTTCGCTATTTCCCGGCTATGGCGTTGATAGGGGAGAATGGAAAAGGTGAGGGGAAGGGGTACCTTGAGAAAATTTTTGGCCATTTCAAGGTTCTGACCAAAATCATCAATTACGATCGCTACCTTGGCTACAGGTGCAGTGGGAGACTGCACGGGCGGAGCGGAAGGTTTCAACGCTGGTTTCTGACCGCCTTCGGGGAGGTGCAAGGCAAGGGATAGACTCTCTTTGGGGGGGCGGGGCTCGTCCTGCCGTGTTCTGGGTGGGGAAACCGACACCGGGGGTTCCCCGGAAGGGGTAATTGGTTTGAAGGGGGGTAGAGAAGCGTCGTTTGTCAGGTTGGATTCGGACGAGCTCTTGCCAGGAATCTTCTCGGATGTTCCGGGTTTCGGATGCAGATCCGGCACATCGTCTTTGGCGGACACTCTGTCTGGCGTGGAGTCTGGTGGTGGCGAAATTTCGGATTCCTTTGTCTCCGCCTCGATGGAATTTCGTATTTCGTTGTAAGATTTCTTCTGCGCCGGCTGGTCTTCCTTCGGCGGAACCGAAGTCCTGGCCGAAGGCGTCGCCCCTCCGTCTCTTTCCTCCTCGGGCTTCATTGGTTTCAGAGTTTTCGCCGGTTCTTCCCGGAAAGGAAAAGAATGTGCGGAGGAAGAAGCCTTTGGATCAACAAGTGTGGTAGGGCTTTTGGAATCCGGATTTTGCCGGGAGGATGACGGGCCTTTTTCTCGAACGGGGGAAGAAGAAGGTTGAATGGATTCCTGCTTTGGAGAAATTTTTTCGGGACCTTCTCCCCAGTAAACCAAACCGGACAGAACAACAATGGCGAGCAGCCATAAAGTCAGCAGGGGAAGGAAGAAAGACCTGCGTGTCGCGGTCGAAGGGGATTTGTATCCCCCCCGACCGACTTTACCTGGAATCTTCTTTGCGGGGCGTTTTCCTCCTTTGGAAGTGGAAGAACTGCGCCCCGCCGAAGCTTTTTGGGTTTTTTTGGGCGTTGCAGAAGAAGACATGGCAACCGCGGGATGTGACTACTTATTCGAGATGGTTTGGTTCATGATCTTGTAGCCTTTGAGCAGGTCCAGGGCTCTCCGAAGCTGATTGTCTTCCGTCAGCATTTTTTGCGTTTCCGCCTGCGTCTCATTCACTTCCGAAGGGGTCTCCTGTTTTTGATTTTCCATATGCCTGGGGAGGTCTTTCTCTCGAATGCGGCGTACTTCTTCTGTGCTCTCCTCGTCTTCCTTCTGGGGCATTTCACGCTTCACTAAAATATCCGGCTCGATGCCTTTTGCCTGTATGGACCGGCCCGAGGGGGTGTAATAGAGAGACGTGGTGAGGCGGAGAGCGGAGCCGTCGCTCAAGGGAATTACCGTCTGGACCGATCCCTTGCCGAAGGTGGGTTCTCCTAAAATGAGAGCTCTCTTGTGATCCTGCAACGCACCGGCCACGATTTCCGAGGCGCTGGCGCTGCCTGAATTGACCAGTACGATAATGGGGTAATCCCGCGGTTTGGAATTCTTGTGAGCTTCAAACCGCATTTTCTGGCTTTCCAGCCTTCCACCCGTATAAACGATCAACCCCTTGTCCAGGAATTCATCGCTGACCTCGACCGCCTGGTCCAAAAGCCCGCCGGGATCGTTTCTCAAATCGAGAACCAAACCGTTCAAGGGCCGGTTTTCCTCTTCCAGTTTGTCCAACGCCTTGCGAAGATCGCTGGTGGTGCCGCTTTGGAAACTGGAGATACGCAGGTATCCATAACCGGGGTCAAGCGTTCTGAACTTAATGCTCTGGATGGCGATAATATCCCGTGTCAATTCAAATTCCAGGGGCTTGCGCTCTCCCTTCCGAATGATGGTCAGTTTGACCTTGGTACCCTTGGGGCCCCGCATCTTCTGGACGGCATCCATCAAAGACATGTCCTGAGTCGGCTGGTCGTCGATCTTGATGATTTGATCATTGGCCTGGATGCCTGCCTTGTCCGCCGGGGTGTCCTCAAGAGGCGAGACCACCGTCAGGACTCCGTCACGAATAGAGATTTCTATACCGAGCCCTCCGAACTTTCCTTTGGTCTCGATTTGCAGTTCTTTATAGTCTTCAGGTTTCAAGAAGGAAGAGTGAGGATCCAATTCACGAAGCATTCCGGTAACGGCCCCGTAGATGAGCTTCTTGGATTCCACTTTCTCCACATAGTTGTCCTGGACAATGTTCAGAACATCGCTGAAGAGTTTTAGATATTGATAAATATCTGAATTCTCAGAGTTTGTTTTGGCTTTGAGGCCTGACCAACCCATGAGCAGGAAAGTGACTCCAGCAATCAGAATTATTGCCTTTTTTCTTTTTTTCAACATAAGGACTTCCTCACTCTTTCGAAAAATTATGAACCGCCAACCATTCCATGGGATTAACCGCTTTTCCGTAATGCCTCAATTCAAAATAGAGCTTCGCTCCATCGGGAGAACCGGAATTTCCAACACACGCAATTTTCTCGCCTGCTTCTACACTATCTCCCACTTGTTTATGGAGCTGGTCAGCATGGGCAATCAGGCTGTAGTAATGATCTCCGTGATCGATAATCATCACTTTTCCGTATTCTTTGAACCAGTCGGCATAGACCACGATGCCGCCATGAATAGCCTGCACCGGTTGCCCTTTCGGGGCCAGGAGGACTATCCCGTTTTGATATAAGGAATGCGTGTAGGTTTCTGTCCCCGATTTATAAGTATGAATCACCTTCCCAGGAGTGGGAAGCGGCAACGTCCCCTGAAGTGTAGAAAAGGTCTTTGAACGAAAATCAAAGATGGGTTTTCGGTAAAAAGCTTTTTCGCCCAGTCTCTTCTGACTTTCAATAAATTTTGTATTATACTGTGCATAAAGGCCCTCCTCCAGACGAACCTGCTTCAGAAGTTCAGCCTTCTGCTCCTGTACGGCTAGAATTTCTCGCTCGTGAGCCTCCTTTTGAAACTTCAGCGCATTGAATCGGTCACCCATCTGAGAAAGTATTTTTTCGAAATTCTCGATTTCAGCCTGCTTTTGTTGGTGGACTTTTAGGATTCGTTGGTCCTCCTCCATAATCCTTGCCGCAGTGTAGCCTCCCCTGATGGCGCCGTTTGATCCGGCGGCAGTGAGCAAAGAAATTGCATAGCCCATTTGCTTGAACTTGTAAAGAGTCACCAACCTGGCTTTCACCAAATCGCTCAACCGCTGGGTGTATCCCCGTAAATTGTTCAATGTGTCCAGAATATCCGCCTGTTCCACTTCCAGTCTTTTCATCTCGTTTGAAGCCTCTTCCTTTTGGGAGACAAGCTGGGGCAACCTTTCGTCCAATTGGTTGAGCTGATTCACCAGAGCCTCTTTTTTTTCCGGGGGCATGGGGATGTGCGCACTTTGATTCGTCTCCCCCGCCGAAAGGGGAGGGGAAGATGCCGGATTTTCCTGGGCGCTGCAAGTTCTTGTCGTAAAGACTGGATTCACTGATGCAAATGCCGACAGGTAAAGGAAAACAACCAATGTCGTTAACGGTGCAGTCACTTTTCAAAATCTCACACTCTTTTTCAGAGCAAGCCATGAGCCGGTCCAACCGACCACGATACCGGAAGTCAAAAGCACCAAAGCGATCAGTGCCATTTGGGAGGACTTCATAGGGATGGCCGACACGAGCAAATCGGGCAGGGCCGGTCTGAATTGAAAGAAGAAAAAGATCAAACCGCCGGTTGCAAGAAACGAACTCGTCATTCCCAGAAGAATGCCTGCCATATAGAAGGGCAATTTATTGTAAATAGGGGGCGCTCCCACCAGGTTGTATATCACCACCGTGTCATGACAAACACAAACAGTCGTTCTGCCGATGCCAAAGATAATGAGGATGGAGACAAGAGTGATGAAGCCCATCCCCCCGAACTCTATATATTTCAACAAATTTATAAATAATTTTACCTCTTTTGACTGCCCTTTTCCATAGAGGACTTCGTCAACTTGCGGATATTGTCTGATTTTTTCTATAAGGGCGTCGGTTCCTTCCGCCGCCGCTATTTTGGAATGGAATTCAATGTCCAGGGAGGAGGGAAGGAAGTTGTCGCCAAGGTCTTGCAAAATCCCTTTCATTTGCCCCAGCAGGCTTTCCATTTCCTTTCGCGCATCTTCTTTCGATTTGAGGGAAACCGTTTTGATTTCAGGCCAGGATTTCAGTTCCTGGGCAAGGCGATCCTGTTCCTGGGCAGATGCTCCGGGACGAAAATAGATTGTCGCTCTGTCGTTCTCCATCCATGAAGGAGCCACGATCTCCGAGGTCATGAAAGCCAGACATAGAAGGCCCTGGACAAAGAAACAGAGTGAGAGAGCAAGGAAGCCTGCGGTCCAGGAAATAGCGTCTGAACAAAGACTGTCCCAAGTGCGTTCCAGAAGAAGAGTGAAGATTTTTTTGTTCATCGAGTGTTCTAGTTTTGGAAAACCCTGGAAGGCCGGTGTAGGCCTTTCCATCCGGTTGGTTTCACTGGGCTGAGAGGGGTTGGTGTCAGCCGAGCCGCTTCGTTGTGGAAATCATCGGAAACGTTCATGAAGATGGAGACGAAGCGGTTTGTTCTATGAGTCTCCCCTGGTGAAGGACCACTACGCGGCTTTGGGGAACCATGGCCGGTAGCGATGCATTGTGTGTAGTCAAAACCACCGTTGTGCCGATGATCCGCATATCGTCCAACAATCTCAATACCTGCCGCACTTCCTGGGCATCCAGGCTTGCCGTCGGTTCATCACCCAAAAAGATCACCGGATCGTTTACGACCGCCCGTGCAATAGCGACCCTCTGTTGCTCCGCTGCCGATAGATGTCCGCATGGAACGTCAGCTTTTTGATCCAGGTTCAAATCGCTGAGGATCGTGTGCACCCTCTTTTGGATGAAAAGATCGTCTCTGCCGACAATTTCGAGGGGTAGAGCAACGTTTTTGAAAACACTCTTGTGTGTCAGGAGTTTGAAATCCTGAAAAACGGTTCCCACCTCTCTCCTGAAATAGGGTACTTCCCTGGGCGTGAGTTGGGAAATGTCTTTTCCCTCGATAAAGATGTGGCCGCGATCAAGGGGCGTCAGGCCGAAAAGCGCCTTCAGAAAGGTACTCTTGCCGGACCCGCTTTTTCCCAGCAGAAAGACGAAGTCCCCCTGAAAGATTTCCAGGTTGATATCCTGTAAAACAGGGTTTGGAGAGTCATACGTTTTGAAAACATGAAGGCACTGAATCAAACACATCATATGCTGATCGAGACCATCGTGAACAGGGCAGTGCGCTTGAGGCAAAGGTGAATTTTTTGCATTCTTCCAAGGGCTAAAGTTTTGACATTCTTCATCGGGGATCCGGACGAGCGAAGGCTCCCAATGCAATCAGGATATCTTTCTCTCACCACTGAGAAAATCTCTAAAGCAATGCCTCAAGTTGCTATATATTCCTTTTCTGCTATTGATCAAATAAATAGCATGACGAATCTGAAATATTTCATTGACGAGTCTCTTTGCCTTCCATTCCTCGGGGTTTCGGTGTTCTCTTTCAAAGGCTTCTTCAAAAAGAGGCACCATTTTATCCTTCATGCGCAGTTCGGTATCCACGAGGAAAATGGCCATGTGTGGCTGAAGATCTCGAATCCGGTTGAGGAAAGCTATAACGGCCGGACTTTCCACTCCACGTGGGGGGGATGATTTTACTTCCACGTACACCAGATATCCCGCAACGATGCTGATCACATCGTAATCCCCGCCGAAGCGCGTCTGCCGAAGTCGAATATTGAAGAGTGCCGGGGCAAGGAATTCCCGTCGGAAGATCTCGCACACATACCATTCCAAAGTGGGGCCGAAACTCGGAATAGGACTGCTGCGCAGCCGGTAGCCAAAATCCGGCAGAAGTTCCACTATGTTCATGTGGGAGAGTTCCTTCATATAGGAACGAACGGTCTTGAGGGAACAATAACGGTTGAGAGCACGCCAATCGCTTCCTTCCGGGGCCTGGATGAGTTCCCGGAGAAAAAGGCGAAAGGAATAGCGCCGCATCAGTCGATAGAAGCGTTCTTTCTGTAAGGATGAAAAATCGGGAGGAAAAATGATCTGAGACTGGTCTCCATGGAAGAAAACCGGCAATCCCCTCTGTCCAAGAGCCTCCTCGACGGGATGTGCCCTCAGAGCCTGTTCCTGGCGCAAGGCCTGAATTTCCTGCTGCAATTGGGCCACCGAGGCTTTTAGAGCTTCCACTTCCTGTTCCAGTCGCCGGAGTTGGTCCATCGTGCCCTTCTATTGAACCACGGAGACACGAAGGGCACGGGGAAAGAATTTCAAATGAAATCCCTGTCCCCCGTGTCTCTGTGGTTTATATGAAAAAAGGCTCATGGTTCATAGCTCATGATAATATCGCTTCTCAAGAGTGCTTCCCGCCTTCCCTGTCGCCTTGCATTGCATTGCCTTTTTTCATTCTTCATTGTGACCGTCCCGTCATGGGGGTAATGTGACAGTGTGTCGCATTAAGAACCGGTTGGAAAGGGCAGAAGCCCCATTTTTCGCTTCAAATCTTCCAAAGAACGCTTTGAGTCCATCGACGGGCTGGCCAAAGCCTCATTGACACGCACTTCGATGCTCGCATTCTGTGCAGCGATATCACCATAGGCTGTGGCCAGGGATTCCTCTTCTGAGACCTTCTGCTTCATCTTTTCGAGCATGGCGATGGTGCTGGAAGAGTCTATTCGGGAGAGCTGCTGATTGATCTTCTTCATGGAACTCGCCGTCTTGGCCCGGGCCCGCAGGGTAACCAGTTCATTTTCATAGGTGGAAATCGTCTTGCGGAGCTCATCAACCTTGTGCTGCAGTTGCTGAGACATCCCATTTTGTGCCTGGTATTCCGTCTGAAGCTGCAGGGCGCGCTTCTCGAAGGATTGCTTTTCATTGAGCACTTCCATGGCCAGTTGCTCCGCCTTCTGAGCATCAATTTCGCCATTCTGGGCCCGCTGTATCAGCAGCATCGCCTTGCGTTCATAATCCTGGGAAAGCTTTAAGGCGTCATCGGATTCCTTCTTGAGGCGGATCGCGAGCCCCTTGATTTGCGCCAGGCTCTGCATGGCTTCCGCCAAGTCCTTCTTCAAGTCCCGAATCCCCTGTTCGGTCATTTTGATGGGATCTTCCAGTTGATCCACCACGGCATGGACTTCCGACTGACCGATTTTGAACAATCGACTAAAAATACCTGCCATTTTTCGACCTCCTTAACTTGACATTGTCAGATTTCATCGGAACCACGGAGACACACTGATGGCATAGAGAAAGACTTTCAAATGAAATCTTTGTATTCTCCGTGTTTTTGTGGTTGATGTGACAATGTCGCATTAACCTTCAGTACTGAACCGGATCAGTTCATTGCCGTGTTCCGCAAGGGCGAACGCCAGAGCCCGAATGGAACCTTCCAACTCATTCTTGTCCAGATTTTCCAACTGTAAAGTGTCTCGAAAAAAAACGTACCGGGCTTCCTCATCCAGTATGAAAGCTCCATGCACCAGGGTTGCATTCATCTGCAGAAGTCTTCGAAAGAAGTCCAGCTGGTTCGCCGGCGGTACGGGCATGATCAGCTGCTCCACAATGAGAATGGGATCTTCACAATCGAGGATGAGGTTTTTGATGCCGTTTTCCTCGTCTTCCACTATGAGTAGTTCTTCTGCTGGATCTTCTTCAGTAATGACCATATCGAGGTCTATCAAAAAGCTTTTGACCTTTTCCATGTTGTCCGACATCTTCTTCTCCTCCTGTTTCCCGGTCTGTATACCGGGTTTCTTGCTTTGCTACCCCGCGGCCGGACTCAGGCGAAACACCATCCGATCAGGAAGGACATGGCAATGTAGACCACCCCTTCGATCACTCCAGCCCCGATGTTGGGATTTTCCTGGTGAATCAGCTCATCCGTTAGGCGCTGTCCCGGAAGAACCAGCTTGTCCGTGGCTTTTCTGACCAAAGGAAGCGCAATCAAACCAAACACTACGACTGTCGCAAAAAAACCGAGATTTTGGGCCCAGGAAACAAAAGTTCCCGATACTGCAAAGCGTATGAGGTTTCCCACAGCCAGAAGCATTCCGGCAAAAGCGGTTCCCACCGCCACATTGTCCTTTTCGATGGCATCGAGAACATTGAAGCCCGTTATTTTACAATAGACCCATGAAGCAACGACAAGCGTGAGCTGGCCCAAAATCCAGAAGACAAGGACCGTTTTGATGTCCCCTCCGCTTGCGACGGCGCCGTTTATGATCATCCCCATGGCCACATGGTTGCCCGCTTCAATGATTCCAACGCCGCAATTCTTGTCTTGAATGATTTCTTTTTCACTGCTGAACCGATAGAGAATCAGCCAGTCATTGATGCGCACAGAGAGATGGAGCAGCAAGATGGCTATGATTCCATAAAGAAAGATATCGATCAAGTCCATGGTGATGGAAACGGAAGGGCCGGCCAATCCTCCCCCCACGGCCAGTGTCAATCCGATGAAATACCCCCCCATGGAGAGGGCCAAAGCCAGATTGTCGCGCTCGACGAGCTCCTCCTTGAGGTTGATTTTACGGTGCGTGAGATCAAAAAAATACTTGCCGAGCATAAACAAAATGAAGACGGCTATCAGATAAACTACGCCCAGTGACAATGCGCCCATAAACATTTTTCTATCCCCCCTTTTCGACTACCTTTTCAGTCGGCTGGAACTGCGCGGAGTGAACCCGGAAACCCTGGTGCGCCCCATTCGGGACTCGACTTTTTGGGAAAAAGTGGCTTTTCGGTCGGCCATGCGTGCCTGCTGACGTTCGAAAAAGCCGGTGTTCCGTTCTTGAGTGACGGTTCCCTGAGTGCCGAACTGGGGTCTCCCCGCTTCATTCTTTTTGCCATAGTAAGGTGTTCTTTGTTGGGTCGATCTCCGGTAGTCCTGGTAGTCTCCATAGTCGATGGGATAATGGCCCTTTCTCTGAGCGTCTCCTATCGCGTCCACTACCTCGGAGAGGATCAAGGCCGTGGCGAGCCAGGACCAGGAGCGCTTGCCCTGGTCGTCGGTTTTCCACTGGCCGAACCGGGAATCGCCCACGTACTTGAAATCCACTGGATGGGGGACATCGTTGATGGTACCGTCCTTTTCCTTGGAGAGGATGACCATCCCCAGGTAAGGC
This region of Desulforhabdus amnigena genomic DNA includes:
- a CDS encoding DUF1573 domain-containing protein, coding for MFRFIHSFFVILFCFLWTSIACAGNLPAVKATAPRLSLAANVQDTPSIQVPESTFDFGEVMEGSEIVHDFVVKNTGKAVLQIEQVRPGUGCAVAQFDRAIPAGGEGKITMKVSLKGYRGKVKKNATVISNDPQTPRLTLALQGTVKTLIDIRPNDNISFRGMSDQISESTIDIASDVQPFHILKTESNLEEQIGYKLETVEDGKHYQLKVSNKLKEGSYSGYIKCSTDLEQKPDFLIRVSGYIEGEIAVKPKTVLVGNLAAQQPTRMGKIIVMSNSNKPFKISKLTYDQRMIEVTQQPIDKQNGFILEINPKMENVPSGSQQRTSLSVETDAAPGDAQEVQIHLINAAQTPPAEGNASGSSQPANPDDPGRVLK
- a CDS encoding divergent polysaccharide deacetylase family protein — protein: MSSSATPKKTQKASAGRSSSTSKGGKRPAKKIPGKVGRGGYKSPSTATRRSFFLPLLTLWLLAIVVLSGLVYWGEGPEKISPKQESIQPSSSPVREKGPSSSRQNPDSKSPTTLVDPKASSSAHSFPFREEPAKTLKPMKPEEERDGGATPSARTSVPPKEDQPAQKKSYNEIRNSIEAETKESEISPPPDSTPDRVSAKDDVPDLHPKPGTSEKIPGKSSSESNLTNDASLPPFKPITPSGEPPVSVSPPRTRQDEPRPPKESLSLALHLPEGGQKPALKPSAPPVQSPTAPVAKVAIVIDDFGQNLEMAKNFLKVPLPLTFSILPYQRHSREIAKLVHDHHREVILHLPMEPQGYPKTNPGEGALLLSMSEKKIQDALESAIDSGFHISGVNNHMGSRFTENRDSMKILIRELSRRNLYFLDSYTSPRSVGMAIARDFRVPTARRDIFLDHVTTEDFTRSQINQLIRKAKIEGTAIAIGHPHESTLRVLLEASKLFEKEAVAVVPAGELMKNHPSPSEK
- a CDS encoding S41 family peptidase; protein product: MLKKRKKAIILIAGVTFLLMGWSGLKAKTNSENSDIYQYLKLFSDVLNIVQDNYVEKVESKKLIYGAVTGMLRELDPHSSFLKPEDYKELQIETKGKFGGLGIEISIRDGVLTVVSPLEDTPADKAGIQANDQIIKIDDQPTQDMSLMDAVQKMRGPKGTKVKLTIIRKGERKPLEFELTRDIIAIQSIKFRTLDPGYGYLRISSFQSGTTSDLRKALDKLEEENRPLNGLVLDLRNDPGGLLDQAVEVSDEFLDKGLIVYTGGRLESQKMRFEAHKNSKPRDYPIIVLVNSGSASASEIVAGALQDHKRALILGEPTFGKGSVQTVIPLSDGSALRLTTSLYYTPSGRSIQAKGIEPDILVKREMPQKEDEESTEEVRRIREKDLPRHMENQKQETPSEVNETQAETQKMLTEDNQLRRALDLLKGYKIMNQTISNK
- a CDS encoding murein hydrolase activator EnvC family protein; its protein translation is MPPEKKEALVNQLNQLDERLPQLVSQKEEASNEMKRLEVEQADILDTLNNLRGYTQRLSDLVKARLVTLYKFKQMGYAISLLTAAGSNGAIRGGYTAARIMEEDQRILKVHQQKQAEIENFEKILSQMGDRFNALKFQKEAHEREILAVQEQKAELLKQVRLEEGLYAQYNTKFIESQKRLGEKAFYRKPIFDFRSKTFSTLQGTLPLPTPGKVIHTYKSGTETYTHSLYQNGIVLLAPKGQPVQAIHGGIVVYADWFKEYGKVMIIDHGDHYYSLIAHADQLHKQVGDSVEAGEKIACVGNSGSPDGAKLYFELRHYGKAVNPMEWLAVHNFSKE
- a CDS encoding cell division protein FtsX, whose translation is MNKKIFTLLLERTWDSLCSDAISWTAGFLALSLCFFVQGLLCLAFMTSEIVAPSWMENDRATIYFRPGASAQEQDRLAQELKSWPEIKTVSLKSKEDARKEMESLLGQMKGILQDLGDNFLPSSLDIEFHSKIAAAEGTDALIEKIRQYPQVDEVLYGKGQSKEVKLFINLLKYIEFGGMGFITLVSILIIFGIGRTTVCVCHDTVVIYNLVGAPPIYNKLPFYMAGILLGMTSSFLATGGLIFFFFQFRPALPDLLVSAIPMKSSQMALIALVLLTSGIVVGWTGSWLALKKSVRF
- a CDS encoding cell division ATP-binding protein FtsE is translated as MMCLIQCLHVFKTYDSPNPVLQDINLEIFQGDFVFLLGKSGSGKSTFLKALFGLTPLDRGHIFIEGKDISQLTPREVPYFRREVGTVFQDFKLLTHKSVFKNVALPLEIVGRDDLFIQKRVHTILSDLNLDQKADVPCGHLSAAEQQRVAIARAVVNDPVIFLGDEPTASLDAQEVRQVLRLLDDMRIIGTTVVLTTHNASLPAMVPQSRVVVLHQGRLIEQTASSPSS
- a CDS encoding cell division protein ZapB, with amino-acid sequence MDQLRRLEQEVEALKASVAQLQQEIQALRQEQALRAHPVEEALGQRGLPVFFHGDQSQIIFPPDFSSLQKERFYRLMRRYSFRLFLRELIQAPEGSDWRALNRYCSLKTVRSYMKELSHMNIVELLPDFGYRLRSSPIPSFGPTLEWYVCEIFRREFLAPALFNIRLRQTRFGGDYDVISIVAGYLVYVEVKSSPPRGVESPAVIAFLNRIRDLQPHMAIFLVDTELRMKDKMVPLFEEAFEREHRNPEEWKAKRLVNEIFQIRHAIYLINSRKGIYSNLRHCFRDFLSGERKIS
- a CDS encoding PspA/IM30 family protein yields the protein MAGIFSRLFKIGQSEVHAVVDQLEDPIKMTEQGIRDLKKDLAEAMQSLAQIKGLAIRLKKESDDALKLSQDYERKAMLLIQRAQNGEIDAQKAEQLAMEVLNEKQSFEKRALQLQTEYQAQNGMSQQLQHKVDELRKTISTYENELVTLRARAKTASSMKKINQQLSRIDSSSTIAMLEKMKQKVSEEESLATAYGDIAAQNASIEVRVNEALASPSMDSKRSLEDLKRKMGLLPFPTGS
- a CDS encoding YbjN domain-containing protein, with product MSDNMEKVKSFLIDLDMVITEEDPAEELLIVEDEENGIKNLILDCEDPILIVEQLIMPVPPANQLDFFRRLLQMNATLVHGAFILDEEARYVFFRDTLQLENLDKNELEGSIRALAFALAEHGNELIRFSTEG
- a CDS encoding DUF350 domain-containing protein gives rise to the protein MFMGALSLGVVYLIAVFILFMLGKYFFDLTHRKINLKEELVERDNLALALSMGGYFIGLTLAVGGGLAGPSVSITMDLIDIFLYGIIAILLLHLSVRINDWLILYRFSSEKEIIQDKNCGVGIIEAGNHVAMGMIINGAVASGGDIKTVLVFWILGQLTLVVASWVYCKITGFNVLDAIEKDNVAVGTAFAGMLLAVGNLIRFAVSGTFVSWAQNLGFFATVVVFGLIALPLVRKATDKLVLPGQRLTDELIHQENPNIGAGVIEGVVYIAMSFLIGWCFA